DNA sequence from the Staphylococcus epidermidis genome:
GGCGTCATTGTTGTACTATTGGTATTAATGCTCATACTAACGATGATTATTCAGAAGTTAAAAATTAAGTTTAAAAAGGGAGTCGTTTAAGAATGAATACAAATGATGCAATTAAAGTTTTAAAGGAAAACGGACTTAAATATACTGATAAACGTAAAGATATGCTAGATATCTTTGTTAAAGAGGATAAATATTTAAATGCTAAACATATTCAACAACAAATGGATAAAGACTATCCTGGAATATCATTTGATACTGTATACAGAAATCTTCATTTATTTAAAGATTTAGGCATTATAGAGAGTACCGAATTAGATGGAGAAATGAAATTCAGAATCGCATGCACAAATCATCACCATCATCATTTTATTTGCGAAAATTGCGGAGAAACTAAAGTGATTGATTTTTGTCCAATAGAAAAGATTAAAAGTCAATTACCCAATGTAAATATTCATACTCATAAATTAGAAGTGTATGGTATTTGTGAAGAATGTCAACGTAAAGCAAACTAAAATATCATTCGGATTATAATACTGGCACATTTCATCATTTAAATTTAAGATTTTCAATCATCGAATTTTAAATATTTAATTCTTAGCATAAAGTGAATACTCATGATTAGTAGGAAAAGAACCTAGTGACAATAACTGAGGTTCTTTTTATTAATTATAGGCCATTGGTCGTATTTATTAAAATTTATGCATTTTTATGTTTAATCTTCACAAATTTGAGATATATTTATAGTATATCAATTAGTAGGTTTAGAAAAATATTAACAAGATTCACATTAACAATTTTGTTTAATTGTCGTGTGAGTCGGGAAAATAATTTAATAATTAAAACTTTTTTGAAAGCATATTCTTTGTTGCTTATAAATCTACTTGTTATGATATAGTTATAGACAATTTAGGAGGATGATTATTTATGGCTTTTGAATTACCAAATTTACCTTATGCATATGATGCATTAGAACCACACATCGACAAACAAACTATGGAAATTCATCATGACAAACATCATAACACATATGTTACAAAATTAAATTCAGCAGTTGAAGGGACAGATTTAGAAGCTAAATCAATCGAAGAAATTGTTGCTAATTTAGATAGTGTGCCATCTAATATTCAAACAGCTGTTCGTAATAATGGCGGTGGTCACCTTAACCATTCATTGTTCTGGGAACTATTATCACCAAATTCTGAAGAAAAAGGTGAAGTAGTAGATAAAATTAAAGAACAATGGGGTTCTTTAGATGAATTTAAAAAAGAATTTGCAGATAAAGCTGCAGCACGCTTTGGTTCAGGATGGGCTTGGTTAGTTGTAAACAATGGACAATTAGAAATTGTTACAACACCAAATCAAGATAATCCAATTACTGAAGGAAAAACACCAATTTTAGGTTTAGATGTTTGGGAGCATGCTTATTATCTTAAATATCAAAATAAACGCCCAGATTATATCAATGCATTCTGGAATGTTGTTAACTGGGAAAAAGTTAATGAATTATATAATGCAACTAAATAATCAATATTAAATAACTTTAGAACATAAAAATTCTAAAAATCAGTTTGAACAATACCTTATATTTATTGTCATAGCCCTTAGATGATTTGCATCTAAGGGCTAATTACATATATAACTATATACTATCTACAACACGTGAGAAATGAGATTCATTACTTAATATCCATTTTTATTAAAATCTAAATGAACATAAAAGTATATACATTTAGTTTGAATTACAATACTGATGAAACCGATGTAAAAATTTTTGTTATTGATTATTGTTTAAAAGTATATTTATAAATTTGACTATCAATTGATAAAGGAATTTTTCTGCGCTTCTTTTTTGTTAAAATGATAGAAAAATAATCTAATATCATATATCATTTGTATGAGAGACTTTGAATAGAGGTAGGTTGTTTTGCTAAAAAGATTAAAAGAAAAATCAAATGATGAAAAAATGAGAAACACCATGAATAAAAGAATCAATTTCATATTTGGATTTATAGTATTTATCTTTGCTATAGTCGTATTGAGATTAGGTTATTTACAAATAGCACAAGGATCTCATTACAAACAATTAATCAAAAACGATGAAAACATAACTGTTAATGAATCAGTACCAAGAGGCCGAATACTAGATAGAAATGGCAAAGTACTAGTTGATAATGCTTCAAAGATGTCTATTACATACACTAGAAACCGTAAAACATCACAAAAGGAAATGTTAAATACTGCTAAGAAACTGACAGATTTAATTAAAATGGATACAGATAAAATTACTGAGAGAGATAAAAAGGATTTTTGGATTCAAATGTATCCGTCATCTGCTAAAAAGTTAATGAGAAAAGAACAATTAATGTTAGAGGATGGCAGTATTTCACAAGACCAATTTGATACCCAACTTAGAGATAAAATAGGAAAAAAACAATTAAAACAGTTAACTAAAAAAGATTTGCAAGTTTTAGCAATTTATCGGGAAATGAACGCTGGGTCAACTCTAGATCCTCAAACAATTAAAAATGAAGACGTAAGCGAGAAAGAATATGCAGCCGTATCACAACAGCTTTCTAAATTACCTGGTGTAAATACTACAATGGATTGGGATAGAAAATACCCATACGGTGATACTTTAAGAGGCATATTTGGAGATGTGTCGACTTCGACTGAAGGTATACCTAAAGAATTAACTGAACAATATTTATCAAAAGGTTATTCACGAAATGATCGGGTCGGTAAATCTTATCTTGAATATCAATACGAAGATGTTCTTAAAGGCACGAAGAAACAAATGAAATATACAACTGATAAATCTGGAAGAGTAATAAGTTCAGAAGTACTTAATCCTGGCTCAAGAGGTCATGATTTACAATTAACTATAGATATTGATTTACAGAAAAAAGTAGAATCTTTATTAGAAAAACAAATTTCTAAATTACGTAGTCAAGGTGCTAAGGATATGGACAATGCGTTAATGGTTGTCCAAAATCCTAAAAATGGAGACATTCTCGCTATTGCAGGAAAGCAAATTGATAAGCAAGGTAAACTCAAAGATTATGATATCGGCAACTTTACAGCTCAATACACAGTAGGTTCTTCAGTAAAAGGAGGAACATTATTAGCTGGATACCAAAATAAAGCTATTAATGTTGGAGAAACTATGGTAGATGAGCCATTAAAATTCCAAGGTGGTTTAACTAAGCGTTCTTATTTTAATAAAAATGGTCATGTATCTATCGATGATAAACAAGCACTTATGCATTCATCAAACGTATACATGTTTAAAACCGCACTTAAATTAGCAGGTGACCCCTATACTTCAGGTATGTCATTACCTAATAATATAGCAGATGCTGGTCGTAAATTGCGTAAAGGGTTAAATCAAGTAGGTCTTGGCTTAAAAACAGGTATTGACTTACCGAACGAAACGCCAGGCCAAATAGAACCCTTAACTAATAATCCTGGTAACTATTTAGACTTAGCTATTGGACAATACGACACATATACACCACTTCAGTTGTCCCAATACGTATCAACTATTGCTAATGATGGCTATAGAATTCAACCACATATTGGATTGTCTATTTATGAATCTACTAATAAAGATGAAACTGGTCCATTAAAACGTAAAATTAAGGGTAATGTTTTAAATAAGGTAAATAACTCAAATGACGAAATTAAAGAAGTTCAAGAAGGCTTCAAAATGGCTTTCAATGAAAAGCAAGGTACAGGTTATGCTAGTTTTAGAAATACTGTAGTACCTTCAGCTGGTAAAACAGGAACTGCTGAAGTTTTTCAAGACGGAGAACCTAGAGTTAACTCAACATATATCGGTTATGCACCCGTCGATGATCCTAAATTATCTTTTTCAATTGTCTATACAAATCAACCTGTTCCACCACCTTGGTTAAATGGTGGAGATTTAGGTAGAGACGTAATCAACTACTATTTTAAAGATAAGGATAATAAAAAAGATGACTCTCAATCTAATAACGAAGAGAAAGAAGATTAATTTAAATTGTCAACTCAACTAATCACGAAATTATACTTTGCAATTAGTTAAGTAATTGGTATAATAAAAAAGTCGTATTTTGAAAAGGTAAGGAGGAGAAACTCATGCGCGTAAACGTTACATTAGCTTGTACAGAATGTGGAGATAGAAACTATATCTCAACAAAAAACAAAAGAAATAATCCTGAACGTGTAGAAATGAAAAAATATTGTTCACGTGATAACAAACATACTTTACATCGTGAAACTAAATAATAAATTTTTTAAAATTTGTACATGACAATATAAAATCGATTTAATCCCTTTAAAGTAACCACTTATAAAAGTGAAAACTTTGAAGGGATTTTTCATTTACTTTTTTTATCATTAAATACCAACTTAATGACATTAGTAACTATAAACGTTATAATGTTAAGTGAACGAAATGGGTGAATAAAATGGATAAAAAAGGACTACGTAGAAATATAATTAAAAAGATGAAATCTTACGACAAAGAACAAAAATATTTGGCTGATGAATGGTTGGCTAAGAAATTATATCAAAGTGAAGCTTATCGCAAAGCTAACACAATTGGTTTTGTTTTATCGATGCCTCATGAAGTTAATACATATCCAATTATTACTCATTCGCTAAACAATAATAAGAAAATTTTTGTTCCTGAAACAAATTATCAACAGCAAGACATGACTTTTAAGCAACTATTATCAATTGAGGATATCGAGAAAGATAGCAAAGGTATTTATCATTCTATTTCCCCAGTCGGTACAACGAATAAAATGGACTTAGTTGTAGTACCGGGGGTTGCATTTGACAAATTGGGCTATCGAATAGGATATGGTGGTGGTTATTATGACCGATTCCTGAGCCAACATAAATGTAATACAGTTAGTTTACTATACGATTTTCAGTTAGCCCAATTCAATATAGAACCACACGATCAACCTGTAGAGCAATTAATTATTTATCACAATAAAGTGGTGGAGGAATAAATGAATATTAATAAACTTTATTGGAAGGCTTTATACTACTGGATTAGGTATCTTAATTATAATGTAATTTATCGTGATAAAGAGGACGATGAAATATGGTTGTCTCATAAGAGAAAACATTCAATTGTTGTATTTAGAAAAGATGTCACATCTACCCAAGAGATTAGGTTTGATAAATCAAAAATTATGGAACGACCTGAAGAAATACAACAATTCATCGGTTATATACCTGAATCTTATGAATTTTATTATTTTACGGATAAAGAGCTTTCAAAAGAAAATTTAAATGAAGAAAAACCAATTAAACTGAAATTTAAAATTATAAGCAATGAGCAAAGCTTAAATTCACTCCCTATAAACTTTTTACTTTTAAAAATGCTAATTAATAATGAAGATAAAAGGACTTACCTTCATTACAAAAGAAAAGTTTTAACACAAAATCTTGTTGATAAACATATGCAACGTTTTACCCCTATTACATATACACTTATCTTAATTAATATTGTGATATGGTTATGTATGATTTTATACTTAAATCGATTTTCTGATGTTAAACTATTAGAAGTAGGTGGACTTGTTCATTTTAATGTTGTTCACGGAGAATGGTATAGACTTATTTCGTCAATGTTTTTACATTTTAATTTCGAACACATTTTAATGAATATGCTCTCTCTATTTATTTTTGGTAAAATTGTCGAATCAATCATTGGATCATGGCGAATGCTAATAATTTATATAATATCCGGATTATATGGAAATTTTGTTTCTCTATCATTTAATACGACTACAATTTCAGTCGGTGCTAGTGGAGCAATATTTGGTCTAATTGGTTCTATTTTTGTGATTATGTATTTAAGCAAGAATTTTAATAAAAAAATGATTGGCCAGTTATTAATTGCTTTGGTTGTTTTAATCGTTTTTTCACTTTTTATGTCTAATATTAATATAATGGCACATTTAGGTGGATTTATCAGTGGTGTATTAATTACATTAATAGGCTATTATTTCAAAACACAACGCTCTTTATTTTGGTCATTTTTGATTGTATTTTTACTTATATTCATCATTTTACAAATTAGAATATTTACTATAAGTGAGGATAATATCTATGATAAATTAATTCGGGATGAAATGATTAAAGGTAATTATAGCGAAGCAAAAAATGTTGTAAAACAAACACTTAATAATAATTACGCCGATGATGAAACATATTACCTTAGTGGTTTGATTACTGCAACTAAGAGTTCGCAAGCAGAGGCCGTATCAGAATGGGAAAGAGGTTTAAGAAAATTTCCAAATTCAGGTGTACTTAATTATGAATTAGCTATAGCTAATCGTTCTTTAAGTGATGATAAAAAGGCTTTAAAATATATAAAAAAAGCTGTAGCAATTAATCCTAATAATAAAAAATATGTTAATTTAAAAAAAGAGTTGAGTAAATCTAATGACACGAAAAATTAAAAGTTTTTATGACGTGTTACAATTACTTAAAACATATGGTTTCATTATATATTTTAAAAATCCAGATGATATGTATGAAATGATGATACAAGAGATTAAATCCTTATATAGTTATCAATTGTTAACGAAGGATGAATATCTAAATTGTATACTGATAATTAATCAAAGAAGGAATGAAAAGTAATGACAGATATTATTTTAGCTGCTGATATAGGCGGAACAACTTGTAAATTGGGGATATTTGACAAGGATTTAGAACAATTGCATAAATGGTCTATTGATACTGATACAAGTGACCACACTGGTGAGTTACTTTTAAAAAACATTTATAATTCTTTTACTGAAAAGATTGCAGAATATAAATATGATTTTAACAATGTAGTTGGAGTCGGTATTGGTGTTCCTGGGCCTGTTGATTTTGATACTGGAGTTGTATACGGAGCTGTTAATTTACATTGGCCCGATAGTGTCAATGTAAGAGAAATTTTCAAACAATATGTTAATTGTCCAGTTTATGTTGATAATGATGCTAATGTTGCTGCTTTGGGAGAAAAACATAAAGGTGCCGGCGAAGGTGCTGATGATGTAGTAGCCATTACTTTAGGTACCGGCCTAGGTGGAGGTATAATTTCTAATGGAGAAATTGTACATGGACACAATGGGTCTGGCGCTGAGATTGGACATTTAAGAGCTGATTTTGATCAACGTTTTCAATGCAATTGTGGTAAATCAGGTTGTATAGAAACAGTTGCTTCTGCTACTGGTGTAGTAAATTTAGTTAATTTCTATTATCCTAAATTAACGTTTAAATCATCAATTTTACAACTTATTAAAGATAACCAAGTAACTGCAAAAGCTGTATTTGATGCGGCTAAAGCTGGCGATCAATTCTGTATATTTATAACTGAAAAAGTGGCAAATTATATCGGTTATTTATGCAGTATCATTAGCGTTACTAGTAATCCAAAATATATTGTTCTAGGAGGGGGCATGTCTACAGCGGGACTTATCCTTATAGAAAATATTAAAACTGAATACCGTAATTTAACTTTTACTCCAGCTCAAAATAATACTGAGATAGTACAAGCTAAGTTAGGGAATGACGCTGGTATTACTGGTGCAGCTGGGCTTATCAAAACATATATCATAGATAAAGAGGGTGCTAAATAATGGCAATTGTTGATGTAGTAGTTATTCCAGTAGGAACAGAGGGACCTAGTGTAAGTAAATATATAGCTGAAATCCAAACAAAGTTAAATGAATTTAAACAACAAGGGAAAATTGATTATCAATTGACACCAATGAATACATTAATCGAAGGTGATTTGAAAGACCTTTTTGAGGTGATTCAAGCGATTCATGAATTACCTTTTGATAAAGGGTTAGATAGGGTTTGTACAAATATTAGAATTGATGATCGTCGAGATAAATCAAGAAAAATGAATGATAAATTAAAATCAGTACAAAAACATCTAGACCATAGTGGTGAATTATAATGCGAATTTCAAATTTAACATTAGGAATAGTTGATACTAATACGTATTTCATTGAGAATGAAGAAAATGTAATATTAATCGATCCCTCAAGTGAAAGTCAAAAAATAATAAAAAAATTAAATCAAATCAATAAACCTTTAAAAGCAATTTTATTAACACATGCACACTATGATCATATCGGAGCATTAGATAATATTATTGAAAAATATCAGGTTCCAGTTTATATGAGTAAAGATGAGTTTGATTTTTTAACTGATCCAGATAAAAATGGCTCATCTAAATTTACACAATATGGTTTATCTAAAATAGAAAGTCACGCAAATCCCTTAAGTTTATCAGAAGGTCCTGCAGAGATTGAAGGATTTAAATTTAAAGTATTACATACGCCAGGTCATTCGCCAGGTAGTCTTAGTTTTGTTTTTAATGACTTTGCTGTTGTTGGCGATACTCTGTTCAAAAATGGTATCGGTCGTACAGACCTTTATAAGGGAGATTATGAAACATTAATTGATTCAATAAAAGATAAATTATTTGAATTAGAGGGTGATATGCCACTTTTCCCTGGACATGGGCCTTACACTACAGTTGACGATGAGCAACTCAATCCGTTTATAAATGGTTAAATATTATAGAGTAAAAAAATCACCTCCTACGTTTATATATGTAGGAGGTGATTTTTTTGAAAATTTTATTTGAACAGATTATCAATCATGCAATTAAGCAAGAAGCAAGTGACATACACTTTATACCATGTGAGGAACACACTATAATTAAGCTAAGAATTAAAGATGAGCTCACAATATATGATAGACTTTCATTTCCAATTTATAAAAAATTACTTATATACATGAAGTTTCAATCTGGCTTAGATGTATCAACACAGCATAGAGCACAAAGTGGTAGATATAGTTATAAGATGAAGCATTTATATTATTTAAGAATCTCTACATTACCTTTATCATTAGGCAATGAAAGTTGTGTAATTCGTATAGTACCTCAATACTTCCAAACTACACGAGAATCATATGAATTTAAAGATTTTAAACACTTTATGAAAAAGAAACAAGGTCTACTTTTGTTTAGTGGACCAACTGGCTCTGGCAAAAGTACTTTAATGTACCAAATGGTCCTTTATGCACATCAAAAATTGAATTTAAATGTAATATCAGTTGAAGATCCAGTTGAGCAAATACTTAATGGAATCACACAAATATCAGTCAATGAAAAGGCAGGTATAAATTATGAAAGCTCTTTCAAAGCCATTTTAAGGTGTGATCCAGATGTAATTTTAATTGGTGAAATCAGAGATTCTACCGTAGCTAAATACGTGATTCAAGCCAGTTTAAGCGGGCATTTAGTTTTGTCGACAATGCACGCGAATGATTGCAAGGGAGCACTATTACGATTATTAGAAATGGGTATTTCTGTCCAAGAGTTGTGCCAGGCAATCAATTTAATTTCTAATCAAAGATTAATCACTACTACTACAAATTATCGTCAACTAGTATCGGAATTAATGTTTCAAAGCCAAATAAATTATTTTTTTGAACATAATCATTCTTTACCTAAAAATTTCACAAAATTAGCTACACATTTAAACAAAATGTCTAAAGAAGGTGTTATATGTGAAGAAGTTGTCGATAAATACATTTAAATATAAGAGGAATAAATATCTTACTGAAATACAATCAATAGACTTACTACAGAGATTACAACAGCTTTTAAGTCACGGATTCACTTTATATCAAAGTTTTAAATTTTTAAACTCCTATTTTAAATATAAAGAGCGAACAATAAATAAAAAGATTATCCAACATCTACAAAACGGTGCTACATGTTATGATATTTTAAAAATAATAGGGTATCCAGAATTAGTTCTTCTTCAAATAAAATTTGCTGAAAACTACGGCAACATTGAGGAGGCTCTCGTTGATACTGTTCAATATATGAAAAGAAATCTGAAAGCTAAAAAACGACTCATCAAAACCTTACAATATCCTGTTGCATTAATTTCTATCTTCTTATTCATATTAACCATTTTAAATATAACTGTCATACCTCAATTTCAACAACTTTATGAGACTATGAATGTTAAATTATCAACATTTCAAAATCTACTAACTCTTATTATTACCCGTCTTCCCAAACTAACTTTCATTTTTATCTTTATTAGTGGTATAGCATTTTTTATCACTTATAAATTCTACTATTATCTACCAATTGAGAAAAAGTTAAAATCTATTTTAAAAATCCCAATGATTAATACGTATTATAAAATATATAGAACTTATCAACTTTCCAATCAACTTTCTTTATTTTACAGAAATGGTACAAGTCTTCAACAAATTGTCCGTATATATCGTAATGAGCAAGATAACGATTTTCTTAAATTTCTGGGTGATTATCTTTTTAAAGAAGCTAATAAAGGGCTCCCGTTACCTGTTATATTAATGAATTTAAAATGTTTTCAAAATGATTTGATTAAATTCATAGAACAAGGAGAGAAAAATGGGAAATTAGATATAGAATTAAAGTTATACAGTCAAATGCTATTACAGCAATTTGAAGAAAAAGTGTTAAAACAAACAAAATTTATACAACCTATCATCTTCTTTATCTTGGGAATTTTTATTGTATCTTTATACTTAGTCATTATGCTTCCTATGTTTGAACTTATGCAAACAATAAAATAATTTGAGGAGTGACATCAATGAAAACATTGAAATTATTGAAAAAAACACGAGCATTTACCTTGATAGAAATGCTTTTAGTATTACTAATAATAAGTTTATTGTTAATACTTATAATTCCAAATATTGCAAAACAAACATCTCATATTCAGTCAACTGGATGTGATGCTCAAGTTAAAATGGTAAACAGTCAAATAGAAGCCTACGCTTTAAAACATAATCGCAACCCTTCTAATATTGATGATTTGGTTTCAGATGGTTTTATAAAAGAAGGACAAAAAACATGTAAATCCGGTCAGACAATTAGTATTGCAAATGGAGAAGCAGTTGCCAATTAAAAACATTAAAGCATTTAGTTTAGTCGAGATGATTTTTACTTTATTTATTATCAGTTGCTTGTTGATAACAACTTTATGGTCACGAAGCCTGTTCGACATTCAGCTAATTGATGAAGAATATGAAATTAAACAATTAATAACAAAATTTAATTACTATAAATCTAAAGCTATTAGCAACAACGAATCAATAACTTTATTATTTTTTAATAATTCAAATAGAGTACAAGTAATTGAAGAAAATGGAGATAAATATAGTTTTAAACTTAATAAAGGCAAAGTGATTAATATAGCTAAAATTCAAACATTAAATTTTGATAAAAATGGAAATATAAATCATTTTGGATCGCTCATTTTACAATATAATTCACATGCTTATAGATTAATCTTCCATATTGAAAAGGGGCGTTTGAGATTTGTCAAAATATAAATTTAAAGGGTCTTTAATTATTGATGCATTGCTAGCCTTTTTTATAGTTAGTACAATAACAATGATTTTAATACCTATGTTTTCAAACTTAAACAATCAGTATCTTATCAATTTAAATAATATAAAAATCAAGCAAATCATGATAACTAGCCTTCAACACTATAAAAAGAAAGAACTTTATCAAGGGGTTGTAATAGAAAATTATGAAATACA
Encoded proteins:
- a CDS encoding peptidoglycan D,D-transpeptidase FtsI family protein — translated: MLKRLKEKSNDEKMRNTMNKRINFIFGFIVFIFAIVVLRLGYLQIAQGSHYKQLIKNDENITVNESVPRGRILDRNGKVLVDNASKMSITYTRNRKTSQKEMLNTAKKLTDLIKMDTDKITERDKKDFWIQMYPSSAKKLMRKEQLMLEDGSISQDQFDTQLRDKIGKKQLKQLTKKDLQVLAIYREMNAGSTLDPQTIKNEDVSEKEYAAVSQQLSKLPGVNTTMDWDRKYPYGDTLRGIFGDVSTSTEGIPKELTEQYLSKGYSRNDRVGKSYLEYQYEDVLKGTKKQMKYTTDKSGRVISSEVLNPGSRGHDLQLTIDIDLQKKVESLLEKQISKLRSQGAKDMDNALMVVQNPKNGDILAIAGKQIDKQGKLKDYDIGNFTAQYTVGSSVKGGTLLAGYQNKAINVGETMVDEPLKFQGGLTKRSYFNKNGHVSIDDKQALMHSSNVYMFKTALKLAGDPYTSGMSLPNNIADAGRKLRKGLNQVGLGLKTGIDLPNETPGQIEPLTNNPGNYLDLAIGQYDTYTPLQLSQYVSTIANDGYRIQPHIGLSIYESTNKDETGPLKRKIKGNVLNKVNNSNDEIKEVQEGFKMAFNEKQGTGYASFRNTVVPSAGKTGTAEVFQDGEPRVNSTYIGYAPVDDPKLSFSIVYTNQPVPPPWLNGGDLGRDVINYYFKDKDNKKDDSQSNNEEKED
- a CDS encoding ROK family glucokinase; this translates as MTDIILAADIGGTTCKLGIFDKDLEQLHKWSIDTDTSDHTGELLLKNIYNSFTEKIAEYKYDFNNVVGVGIGVPGPVDFDTGVVYGAVNLHWPDSVNVREIFKQYVNCPVYVDNDANVAALGEKHKGAGEGADDVVAITLGTGLGGGIISNGEIVHGHNGSGAEIGHLRADFDQRFQCNCGKSGCIETVASATGVVNLVNFYYPKLTFKSSILQLIKDNQVTAKAVFDAAKAGDQFCIFITEKVANYIGYLCSIISVTSNPKYIVLGGGMSTAGLILIENIKTEYRNLTFTPAQNNTEIVQAKLGNDAGITGAAGLIKTYIIDKEGAK
- a CDS encoding MBL fold metallo-hydrolase, with the protein product MRISNLTLGIVDTNTYFIENEENVILIDPSSESQKIIKKLNQINKPLKAILLTHAHYDHIGALDNIIEKYQVPVYMSKDEFDFLTDPDKNGSSKFTQYGLSKIESHANPLSLSEGPAEIEGFKFKVLHTPGHSPGSLSFVFNDFAVVGDTLFKNGIGRTDLYKGDYETLIDSIKDKLFELEGDMPLFPGHGPYTTVDDEQLNPFING
- a CDS encoding YqgQ family protein; this translates as MTRKIKSFYDVLQLLKTYGFIIYFKNPDDMYEMMIQEIKSLYSYQLLTKDEYLNCILIINQRRNEK
- a CDS encoding rhomboid family protein; translated protein: MNINKLYWKALYYWIRYLNYNVIYRDKEDDEIWLSHKRKHSIVVFRKDVTSTQEIRFDKSKIMERPEEIQQFIGYIPESYEFYYFTDKELSKENLNEEKPIKLKFKIISNEQSLNSLPINFLLLKMLINNEDKRTYLHYKRKVLTQNLVDKHMQRFTPITYTLILINIVIWLCMILYLNRFSDVKLLEVGGLVHFNVVHGEWYRLISSMFLHFNFEHILMNMLSLFIFGKIVESIIGSWRMLIIYIISGLYGNFVSLSFNTTTISVGASGAIFGLIGSIFVIMYLSKNFNKKMIGQLLIALVVLIVFSLFMSNINIMAHLGGFISGVLITLIGYYFKTQRSLFWSFLIVFLLIFIILQIRIFTISEDNIYDKLIRDEMIKGNYSEAKNVVKQTLNNNYADDETYYLSGLITATKSSQAEAVSEWERGLRKFPNSGVLNYELAIANRSLSDDKKALKYIKKAVAINPNNKKYVNLKKELSKSNDTKN
- the comGA gene encoding competence type IV pilus ATPase ComGA, which gives rise to MKILFEQIINHAIKQEASDIHFIPCEEHTIIKLRIKDELTIYDRLSFPIYKKLLIYMKFQSGLDVSTQHRAQSGRYSYKMKHLYYLRISTLPLSLGNESCVIRIVPQYFQTTRESYEFKDFKHFMKKKQGLLLFSGPTGSGKSTLMYQMVLYAHQKLNLNVISVEDPVEQILNGITQISVNEKAGINYESSFKAILRCDPDVILIGEIRDSTVAKYVIQASLSGHLVLSTMHANDCKGALLRLLEMGISVQELCQAINLISNQRLITTTTNYRQLVSELMFQSQINYFFEHNHSLPKNFTKLATHLNKMSKEGVICEEVVDKYI
- the comGD gene encoding competence type IV pilus minor pilin ComGD, with the translated sequence MPIKNIKAFSLVEMIFTLFIISCLLITTLWSRSLFDIQLIDEEYEIKQLITKFNYYKSKAISNNESITLLFFNNSNRVQVIEENGDKYSFKLNKGKVINIAKIQTLNFDKNGNINHFGSLILQYNSHAYRLIFHIEKGRLRFVKI
- the rpmG gene encoding 50S ribosomal protein L33 is translated as MRVNVTLACTECGDRNYISTKNKRNNPERVEMKKYCSRDNKHTLHRETK
- a CDS encoding 5-formyltetrahydrofolate cyclo-ligase, yielding MDKKGLRRNIIKKMKSYDKEQKYLADEWLAKKLYQSEAYRKANTIGFVLSMPHEVNTYPIITHSLNNNKKIFVPETNYQQQDMTFKQLLSIEDIEKDSKGIYHSISPVGTTNKMDLVVVPGVAFDKLGYRIGYGGGYYDRFLSQHKCNTVSLLYDFQLAQFNIEPHDQPVEQLIIYHNKVVEE
- the comGC gene encoding competence type IV pilus major pilin ComGC, which translates into the protein MKTLKLLKKTRAFTLIEMLLVLLIISLLLILIIPNIAKQTSHIQSTGCDAQVKMVNSQIEAYALKHNRNPSNIDDLVSDGFIKEGQKTCKSGQTISIANGEAVAN
- the comGB gene encoding competence type IV pilus assembly protein ComGB, producing MKKLSINTFKYKRNKYLTEIQSIDLLQRLQQLLSHGFTLYQSFKFLNSYFKYKERTINKKIIQHLQNGATCYDILKIIGYPELVLLQIKFAENYGNIEEALVDTVQYMKRNLKAKKRLIKTLQYPVALISIFLFILTILNITVIPQFQQLYETMNVKLSTFQNLLTLIITRLPKLTFIFIFISGIAFFITYKFYYYLPIEKKLKSILKIPMINTYYKIYRTYQLSNQLSLFYRNGTSLQQIVRIYRNEQDNDFLKFLGDYLFKEANKGLPLPVILMNLKCFQNDLIKFIEQGEKNGKLDIELKLYSQMLLQQFEEKVLKQTKFIQPIIFFILGIFIVSLYLVIMLPMFELMQTIK
- a CDS encoding MTH1187 family thiamine-binding protein, encoding MAIVDVVVIPVGTEGPSVSKYIAEIQTKLNEFKQQGKIDYQLTPMNTLIEGDLKDLFEVIQAIHELPFDKGLDRVCTNIRIDDRRDKSRKMNDKLKSVQKHLDHSGEL
- a CDS encoding superoxide dismutase, coding for MAFELPNLPYAYDALEPHIDKQTMEIHHDKHHNTYVTKLNSAVEGTDLEAKSIEEIVANLDSVPSNIQTAVRNNGGGHLNHSLFWELLSPNSEEKGEVVDKIKEQWGSLDEFKKEFADKAAARFGSGWAWLVVNNGQLEIVTTPNQDNPITEGKTPILGLDVWEHAYYLKYQNKRPDYINAFWNVVNWEKVNELYNATK
- a CDS encoding Fur family transcriptional regulator — translated: MNTNDAIKVLKENGLKYTDKRKDMLDIFVKEDKYLNAKHIQQQMDKDYPGISFDTVYRNLHLFKDLGIIESTELDGEMKFRIACTNHHHHHFICENCGETKVIDFCPIEKIKSQLPNVNIHTHKLEVYGICEECQRKAN